Proteins from a single region of Phycisphaeraceae bacterium D3-23:
- a CDS encoding M20/M25/M40 family metallo-hydrolase — translation MTNALETALKHLDADQSNAVDRLKALLAIPSVSTDPAYASHVKDASAWVASFCEEIGLEVDVASADGGHPVIIAKTTDNHVADPAAPRLLFYGHYDVQPPDPLDGWTAPPFEPTVREGKLYARGACDDKGQVMCFLEALRSYHATGQKLPCHVTLLIEGEEECGSVTLPKVLAERANDLQADICVVSDTGMWEGKDGPTPAITYALRGLVYFDLKLHGPSRDLHSGLYGGVLPNPANLLTRVLGKLMDDDNRVTIPGFYDDVADVSEEEAAKWEQLGFDEGQYLGGVGAVPFGEKGYTTLQRRWSRPSCDINGLYGGYMGEGAKTVIASFAGAKVSFRIPADMDPKKLAKQFEDWVQSHDVANCRWEITHHGEADPVAVPADSDWVHTASGAIEKIVGRPPALIREGATIPVIADLKNQLGLDSLLIGFGLNSDAIHSPDEHFALDRFHLGCKCHAALLAQAGVKNRAK, via the coding sequence ATGACAAACGCACTCGAAACCGCCCTGAAACACCTCGACGCCGACCAATCTAATGCTGTCGACCGGCTCAAGGCCCTGCTCGCGATCCCCAGCGTCAGCACCGACCCCGCCTACGCCAGTCACGTCAAAGACGCCTCGGCCTGGGTCGCGTCCTTCTGCGAAGAAATAGGACTCGAGGTCGATGTCGCCAGCGCCGACGGCGGGCACCCGGTCATCATCGCCAAGACCACCGACAACCATGTCGCCGACCCCGCCGCGCCGCGCCTCCTGTTCTACGGCCACTACGACGTCCAGCCGCCCGACCCGCTGGATGGCTGGACGGCCCCGCCCTTCGAGCCGACCGTGCGCGAGGGCAAGCTCTACGCGCGCGGCGCGTGCGACGACAAGGGCCAGGTCATGTGCTTCCTCGAGGCGCTGCGCAGCTACCACGCGACCGGGCAGAAGCTGCCCTGCCACGTGACCCTGCTGATCGAGGGCGAGGAGGAGTGCGGGAGTGTGACGCTGCCCAAGGTGCTCGCCGAGCGCGCTAACGATTTGCAGGCCGACATCTGCGTCGTCAGCGACACCGGCATGTGGGAAGGCAAAGACGGCCCGACCCCCGCGATCACCTACGCGCTGCGCGGGCTGGTCTACTTCGACCTCAAGCTGCACGGCCCGTCGCGCGACCTGCACTCCGGGCTCTACGGCGGCGTGCTGCCCAACCCGGCGAACCTGCTCACCCGTGTGTTGGGCAAGCTCATGGACGACGACAACCGCGTGACGATCCCCGGGTTCTACGACGACGTCGCGGATGTCTCCGAAGAAGAAGCGGCGAAATGGGAGCAGCTCGGGTTTGACGAGGGCCAGTACCTCGGCGGTGTCGGCGCGGTGCCGTTCGGGGAGAAGGGGTACACGACCTTGCAGCGGCGGTGGTCTCGGCCGTCGTGTGACATCAACGGGCTCTACGGCGGGTACATGGGCGAGGGCGCGAAGACCGTCATCGCCAGCTTCGCCGGGGCGAAGGTCAGCTTCCGCATCCCCGCCGACATGGACCCCAAGAAGCTCGCCAAGCAGTTCGAGGACTGGGTGCAAAGCCACGATGTCGCCAACTGCCGGTGGGAGATCACGCATCACGGCGAGGCCGACCCCGTGGCGGTGCCCGCCGACAGCGACTGGGTGCACACCGCGTCGGGCGCGATCGAGAAGATTGTTGGCCGACCGCCCGCGCTGATCCGCGAGGGCGCGACCATCCCCGTCATCGCCGACCTCAAGAACCAGCTCGGGCTCGACTCGCTCTTGATCGGGTTCGGGCTCAACTCGGACGCGATCCACAGCCCGGACGAGCACTTCGCGCTGGACCGCTTCCACCTGGGCTGTAAGTGCCACGCCGCCCTGCTGGCCCAGGCGGGGGTGAAAAATAGGGCGAAATGA
- a CDS encoding Rieske (2Fe-2S) protein, whose translation MFIPTDPPIIEADLPPGGRVCTAVNGRAVVVFNLDGTLHAIANTCPHAGRPLEVGELRGKVITCPFHGYAFNIATGVNIDFPDIEPPVPAFAARFKDGKLEIDDTASELA comes from the coding sequence ATGTTTATCCCCACTGACCCACCGATCATTGAGGCCGACCTGCCGCCGGGCGGGCGGGTGTGTACCGCCGTGAACGGCCGGGCCGTCGTCGTGTTCAACCTCGACGGCACGCTCCACGCCATCGCCAACACCTGCCCCCACGCGGGCCGACCCCTCGAAGTCGGCGAGCTCCGCGGCAAGGTCATCACCTGCCCATTCCATGGCTACGCGTTCAACATCGCCACCGGCGTCAACATCGACTTCCCCGATATCGAGCCCCCCGTCCCGGCCTTCGCCGCGCGGTTCAAGGACGGGAAGCTGGAGATCGACGACACGGCCTCGGAGCTGGCGTGA
- a CDS encoding lipocalin family protein, protein MTKRTLMWMMMALLAVMPASLAAADGELPGRWMLSTVTVQGQSEDAPANALVFEFGADNTLKMYQEGQEMESGTYRVEGDQIVMTSASDGETESVGYAIDGDTLTLKMEIQPGVEMTMAFSRTEAGNRAVPMNFVALDASDLHGKWDLTRMEQNGQGEDIPAGMFAIEFLADGTAKMYQQGQEAGSGNYTVEGDQITLSVEGEPESPAATFSIDGNTLTVVSEVQPGTTMSMVFTRSN, encoded by the coding sequence ATGACCAAGCGTACGCTGATGTGGATGATGATGGCCCTGCTCGCGGTGATGCCCGCCTCGCTGGCCGCGGCCGACGGCGAGTTGCCCGGCCGATGGATGCTGTCGACCGTGACCGTGCAAGGCCAGTCCGAAGACGCCCCGGCCAACGCGCTGGTCTTCGAGTTCGGCGCAGACAACACCCTCAAGATGTACCAGGAAGGCCAGGAGATGGAGTCCGGCACGTACCGTGTCGAGGGCGACCAGATCGTCATGACCTCCGCCAGCGATGGCGAAACCGAAAGTGTCGGCTACGCGATCGACGGCGACACGCTGACCCTCAAGATGGAGATCCAGCCCGGTGTCGAGATGACCATGGCGTTCAGCCGCACCGAGGCGGGCAACCGCGCCGTGCCCATGAACTTCGTCGCGCTCGATGCCTCCGACCTGCACGGCAAGTGGGACCTCACCCGCATGGAACAGAACGGCCAGGGCGAAGACATCCCCGCCGGGATGTTCGCCATCGAGTTCCTCGCCGACGGCACCGCCAAGATGTACCAGCAGGGCCAGGAAGCCGGCTCGGGCAACTACACCGTCGAAGGCGACCAGATCACCCTCTCCGTCGAAGGCGAGCCCGAATCGCCCGCCGCGACCTTCAGCATCGACGGCAACACCCTCACCGTCGTCAGCGAAGTCCAGCCCGGCACGACCATGTCGATGGTCTTCACCCGCTCGAACTAA
- the floA gene encoding flotillin-like protein FloA (flotillin-like protein involved in membrane lipid rafts) yields the protein MPNASPLPNVLAVDTPMVILTVVIIVAIIVALIFIFIVSKFFNLWLQARVSGAPVSFGSLIGMWFRKVNTNTIVLSRIQAVKAGINVSTNQLETHYLSRGNVPRVINALIAASRAKIDLPWDTACAIDLAGRDILEAVQTSVKPKVIDCPATQSGRGTIDAVAKDGIQLKARARVTVRANLARLVGGALEETIIARVGEGIVTTIGSAGTHKDVLENPDRISRVVLERGLDAGTAFDILSIDIADIDVGDNIGAKLQADQAEADKVRFQAEAEQKRALAVAQEQEFRAEEQKNRALVVLAEAEVPKAMADAFRNGNMGVMDYYKMNNIQADTKMRDGIAGDSDE from the coding sequence ATGCCAAACGCCTCGCCGCTACCCAACGTGCTCGCCGTCGATACCCCGATGGTCATCCTCACGGTCGTGATCATCGTCGCGATTATCGTCGCGCTGATCTTCATCTTCATCGTCAGCAAGTTCTTCAACCTCTGGCTCCAGGCCCGCGTGTCGGGCGCGCCCGTGAGCTTCGGCTCGCTCATCGGGATGTGGTTCCGGAAGGTCAACACCAACACGATCGTCCTCTCCCGCATCCAGGCGGTGAAGGCCGGCATCAACGTCTCGACCAACCAACTCGAGACGCACTACCTCTCGCGCGGCAACGTGCCGCGCGTGATCAACGCGCTCATCGCGGCGAGCCGGGCGAAGATCGACTTGCCTTGGGACACCGCGTGCGCGATCGACCTGGCGGGCCGGGACATCCTCGAGGCAGTGCAGACGTCGGTGAAGCCCAAGGTGATCGACTGCCCCGCGACCCAGTCAGGCCGGGGCACGATCGACGCCGTCGCCAAAGACGGCATCCAGCTCAAGGCCCGCGCCCGCGTCACCGTCCGCGCGAACCTCGCCCGGCTGGTCGGCGGTGCGCTCGAAGAGACCATCATCGCCCGCGTCGGCGAAGGCATTGTCACCACCATCGGCTCGGCGGGCACGCACAAAGACGTCCTCGAAAACCCCGACCGCATCTCCCGCGTCGTGCTCGAGCGCGGGCTGGACGCGGGCACGGCGTTCGACATCCTGTCGATCGACATCGCGGATATCGACGTGGGGGATAACATCGGCGCGAAGCTCCAGGCCGACCAGGCCGAGGCCGACAAGGTGCGTTTCCAGGCCGAGGCCGAGCAGAAGCGTGCCCTCGCCGTCGCGCAGGAACAGGAGTTCCGTGCGGAGGAGCAGAAGAACCGTGCGCTGGTGGTCTTGGCCGAGGCCGAGGTGCCCAAAGCGATGGCCGACGCATTCCGCAACGGGAACATGGGCGTGATGGACTACTACAAAATGAACAACATCCAGGCCGACACGAAGATGCGCGACGGCATCGCGGGTGACAGCGACGAGTAA
- a CDS encoding ATP-binding protein — protein sequence MRAIVTGQVGVDKKGYLKQLVDLAGQRGTTIDVYNVGDRMYGEAPDIRPGRILDLPLARLRSLRRAALKDIISESEGQEHAVLNTHATFRWRHGLFAAFDFDQIQAFKPDMLICLMDNIEVVHARLHESYTSDATLKDLMVWREEEIMVTEMLAQALGIPTQFYVLSRGREVDTVETCYRLICKPEMKKVYPSFPMTHVEKLPDVRKRIDAFRAELADKFVAFDPADVDEKLLLDAALEAAKNGEDFIEADAGTFRPGEKLRVSVREVLDIAKDVDGQIYTRDFQMVRQSDMIVSLVPELPGGAPGLSSGVERELQHAFDHSRDVYVVYHPEKPPSPFITETATKVFRTTDEAMAHFEASGFLTAGNLFGH from the coding sequence ATGCGAGCGATTGTCACTGGCCAGGTCGGCGTCGATAAGAAGGGCTACCTCAAACAACTCGTCGACCTCGCCGGCCAGCGCGGCACGACGATCGACGTCTACAATGTCGGCGACCGGATGTACGGCGAGGCCCCCGACATCCGCCCGGGCCGGATCCTCGACCTGCCGCTCGCCCGGCTGCGCTCGCTGCGCCGCGCGGCGCTCAAGGACATCATCAGCGAGTCCGAGGGCCAGGAACACGCCGTCCTCAACACCCACGCCACCTTCCGCTGGCGCCACGGGCTCTTCGCGGCGTTCGACTTCGACCAGATCCAGGCCTTCAAGCCCGACATGCTTATCTGCCTCATGGACAACATCGAGGTCGTCCACGCCCGGCTGCACGAGAGCTACACCTCGGACGCGACACTCAAAGACCTCATGGTCTGGCGCGAAGAAGAGATTATGGTCACCGAGATGCTCGCGCAGGCGCTGGGCATCCCGACGCAGTTTTATGTGCTTTCGCGTGGCCGCGAGGTCGATACGGTCGAGACGTGCTACCGGCTGATCTGCAAGCCCGAGATGAAGAAGGTGTACCCGAGCTTCCCGATGACGCATGTCGAGAAGCTGCCGGATGTGCGCAAGCGGATTGATGCGTTCCGCGCCGAATTGGCGGACAAGTTCGTGGCGTTCGACCCGGCGGATGTGGATGAGAAGCTGCTGCTCGATGCGGCGCTCGAGGCGGCGAAGAACGGCGAAGACTTCATCGAGGCCGACGCCGGCACGTTCCGCCCGGGCGAGAAGCTGCGGGTCTCGGTGCGCGAGGTCTTGGACATCGCCAAGGATGTGGACGGACAGATCTACACCCGCGACTTCCAGATGGTCCGCCAGAGCGACATGATCGTCTCGCTGGTGCCCGAGCTGCCCGGCGGCGCGCCCGGATTGAGCAGCGGGGTGGAGCGCGAGTTGCAGCACGCGTTCGACCATAGCCGGGATGTGTACGTCGTGTACCACCCCGAGAAGCCGCCGAGCCCGTTCATCACCGAGACGGCGACGAAGGTGTTCCGCACGACCGACGAGGCGATGGCGCACTTCGAGGCGTCGGGCTTCCTCACGGCGGGGAACCTGTTCGGGCATTAG
- a CDS encoding Rieske 2Fe-2S domain-containing protein, translating into MTSDPHASDADWTDLAAFVDLPPGARVVVDIEGLAVLVLNDGGTLRALANTCPHAMLPLGDGPVCTGAITCPHHGLSYDLSTGENLDEPDTEPGAVVFATRTKNGRVQARISAAQRARASNFTPPPPFR; encoded by the coding sequence ATGACAAGCGATCCTCATGCTTCCGACGCAGACTGGACCGACCTCGCCGCGTTCGTCGACCTCCCGCCCGGGGCACGTGTCGTCGTCGACATCGAGGGCCTGGCCGTCCTCGTCCTCAACGACGGCGGCACGCTGCGCGCCCTGGCCAACACCTGCCCGCACGCGATGCTCCCGCTGGGTGATGGGCCGGTCTGTACCGGCGCGATCACCTGCCCGCACCACGGGCTGAGCTACGACCTTTCGACCGGTGAGAACCTCGACGAGCCCGACACCGAGCCGGGGGCGGTCGTGTTCGCGACGCGCACGAAAAACGGGCGCGTCCAAGCCCGCATCTCTGCGGCCCAACGCGCCCGTGCTTCGAATTTCACCCCCCCGCCGCCGTTTCGGTAG
- a CDS encoding ATP-binding protein: MYRILLVDDQPDMHRLVEHHLASKLGEPYVMEIVGNEEDAIAAVGGSDDYDVVLLDLCLPEFTGLEVLGKLLTLRPNLAVVVVSGQGSERVVVEALERGAMSYIDKSSLAEMLPQTVRKVVSVSRETALRRRISSGMTAARFSYELESDPGLIPALLDEVREVFAKFQIGGPNPAQLLIAIEEALANALYHGNLEIGSELKQEDFRAFYKLAQETRKLPAFRDRRVRLHLEVREGTAWVTVCDDGEGFDPDTVPDPTLPENLDKSFGRGLLLMRAFFDEVVFSEKGNEVTLVAAAVPDGHCVAPSDEAVDPETKGKRKQSAA, from the coding sequence ATGTACCGCATTTTGCTTGTCGATGACCAGCCCGACATGCACCGCCTGGTGGAGCACCATCTCGCATCGAAGCTTGGCGAGCCGTACGTGATGGAGATCGTGGGTAACGAGGAGGACGCGATTGCGGCGGTGGGAGGCTCGGACGATTACGACGTTGTGCTGCTGGACCTGTGCCTGCCCGAGTTCACGGGGCTTGAGGTGTTGGGTAAGTTGCTCACGCTGCGGCCGAACCTGGCGGTGGTGGTGGTCAGCGGGCAGGGCAGCGAGCGGGTCGTGGTCGAGGCGCTCGAGCGTGGCGCGATGAGCTACATCGACAAGTCTTCGCTGGCCGAGATGCTGCCGCAGACGGTCCGCAAGGTCGTCTCCGTCAGCCGGGAGACTGCGCTGCGCCGGCGTATCAGCTCGGGGATGACGGCGGCGCGTTTTTCATACGAGCTCGAGAGCGACCCGGGGCTCATCCCCGCGCTGCTCGACGAGGTCCGCGAGGTGTTTGCGAAGTTTCAGATCGGCGGGCCCAACCCGGCGCAGCTTCTGATCGCGATCGAGGAGGCGCTCGCCAACGCGCTGTACCACGGCAACCTCGAGATCGGCTCCGAGCTGAAACAGGAAGACTTCCGCGCGTTCTACAAGCTCGCGCAGGAGACCCGGAAGCTGCCTGCGTTCCGCGACCGCAGGGTCCGGCTGCACCTGGAGGTGCGCGAGGGCACGGCCTGGGTCACGGTCTGCGACGATGGCGAGGGGTTTGATCCTGATACGGTGCCCGACCCGACGCTGCCCGAGAATCTGGACAAATCGTTTGGGCGCGGGCTGCTGCTGATGCGCGCGTTCTTCGACGAGGTCGTGTTTAGCGAGAAGGGCAACGAGGTGACGCTGGTTGCGGCGGCGGTGCCGGACGGGCATTGCGTCGCGCCGTCGGACGAGGCGGTGGACCCGGAAACGAAGGGCAAACGCAAGCAGTCGGCGGCGTAG
- a CDS encoding tetratricopeptide repeat protein produces the protein MIIFGSKMYGKKNVVAGVGSCPHCGAYVRHTSYDARKFGHVYFIPLIPAGGPVRVMKECTKCKMGSHIPLPQVQVLYARIESLMQPCILAASEGRRKFTDPEHGEELHGGSFLLESIDMLYTSGNAGEIGELIGLLDNDAARFEHAIARGAMHEIEGRAPEAYAQYEAAMQAAPNESLPCLLMADFCSRAGKHQDALTLLERALELEPDNVHIVLAMAGPLELMGRFEELSALLDKAVAMAPELERDKGFMKLRKKFAKKAAKSAR, from the coding sequence ATGATCATCTTCGGCAGCAAGATGTACGGTAAGAAAAACGTCGTCGCAGGCGTGGGGTCGTGCCCGCACTGCGGGGCGTACGTCCGGCACACCAGCTACGACGCGCGGAAGTTTGGCCACGTCTACTTCATCCCGCTGATCCCCGCGGGCGGGCCGGTGCGCGTGATGAAGGAGTGCACCAAATGCAAGATGGGGTCGCATATCCCCCTGCCGCAGGTGCAGGTGCTTTATGCGCGGATCGAGTCGTTGATGCAGCCGTGCATCCTTGCCGCAAGCGAGGGCCGGCGGAAGTTTACCGACCCCGAACACGGCGAGGAGCTGCACGGTGGGTCGTTCCTCCTCGAATCGATCGACATGCTCTACACGTCGGGCAACGCCGGCGAGATCGGCGAACTCATCGGGCTGCTCGACAACGACGCGGCGCGCTTCGAGCACGCGATCGCGCGTGGCGCGATGCACGAAATCGAGGGCCGCGCCCCCGAGGCGTATGCGCAGTATGAGGCCGCGATGCAGGCCGCGCCGAACGAGTCGCTGCCGTGTTTGTTGATGGCGGACTTCTGCAGCCGGGCTGGCAAGCACCAAGATGCGTTGACGCTGCTGGAGCGCGCGCTCGAGCTCGAGCCCGACAACGTCCACATCGTCCTGGCGATGGCGGGCCCGCTGGAGCTGATGGGCCGGTTCGAGGAGCTGTCGGCACTCCTGGATAAGGCCGTCGCGATGGCCCCCGAGCTCGAACGCGACAAGGGCTTCATGAAGCTGCGTAAGAAGTTTGCCAAGAAGGCCGCGAAGTCGGCGCGGTAG